In Salinirussus salinus, the following proteins share a genomic window:
- a CDS encoding DUF433 domain-containing protein, translated as MSIVQDPEHSDGAPTIEGTGIRVKDVAVAYEHSGYEPDEITQLYPDLSLGDVHRALAYYYDHIDDFRSAESATA; from the coding sequence ATGAGCATCGTCCAAGACCCCGAGCACAGCGACGGTGCCCCGACCATCGAGGGCACTGGTATCCGGGTGAAAGACGTCGCGGTCGCGTACGAGCATAGCGGGTACGAGCCCGACGAGATTACCCAGCTGTACCCGGACCTCTCGCTCGGTGATGTCCACCGTGCCCTCGCGTACTATTACGACCATATCGACGACTTCAGATCCGCCGAATCTGCGACGGCATGA
- a CDS encoding DUF5615 family PIN-like protein, giving the protein MRSLYCDESIWIPVADGLRRRGWTVYTARDEGRLGDPDREHLSYAVENDWILVTFDDDFLSLVEGSGFEHAGIIYVQQAGRDIGDVVKTVDAHLESRPEDDRCIHYC; this is encoded by the coding sequence ATGAGGTCGCTGTACTGTGACGAGAGTATATGGATTCCAGTCGCGGACGGACTCCGCCGTCGTGGCTGGACCGTCTACACTGCTCGGGACGAGGGACGATTGGGCGACCCCGACCGGGAACACCTCTCGTATGCAGTCGAGAACGACTGGATACTGGTGACGTTCGACGACGACTTCCTCTCGCTCGTCGAAGGATCCGGATTCGAGCACGCTGGAATCATCTACGTTCAGCAGGCTGGCCGAGACATCGGGGACGTCGTGAAAACGGTCGACGCGCACCTCGAATCACGTCCTGAAGACGACCGCTGCATTCACTACTGCTGA
- a CDS encoding nucleic acid-binding protein: MTLAAVSDAGPLIHLAETDSLELLSAFDTLLVPETVYEEVEVGGVPDELADLSYELVEADESRVEAEELDAGERAAIAVAKERGVVLLTDDLAAREAASSADIEVRGSIGVIALGYGRGLLDRDEAASRMRALQRETSLFVTDAVVERGIRMLDEQ, encoded by the coding sequence GTGACGCTTGCGGCCGTTTCAGATGCCGGACCACTCATTCACCTCGCCGAAACCGATTCACTCGAACTGCTCTCGGCGTTTGACACGCTCCTCGTTCCAGAGACGGTTTACGAGGAAGTCGAGGTCGGTGGTGTTCCGGACGAACTGGCTGACCTCTCGTACGAACTCGTCGAAGCCGATGAAAGCCGAGTCGAAGCCGAAGAACTGGACGCTGGGGAACGCGCCGCGATTGCGGTCGCAAAAGAGCGGGGAGTCGTTCTCTTGACCGATGACCTCGCCGCTCGAGAGGCGGCATCCAGCGCTGACATCGAAGTACGCGGTTCCATCGGCGTCATCGCGCTCGGTTACGGCCGCGGATTACTCGACAGAGACGAAGCGGCATCCCGTATGCGAGCACTCCAGCGTGAGACGAGCCTCTTTGTGACCGACGCAGTCGTGGAGCGAGGCATCCGGATGTTGGACGAGCAGTAA
- a CDS encoding DMT family transporter codes for MRFRNALLFLALATAWGSAFTAIKAGLEFFPPVLFAAFRYDLAGVLVLAYAAYATDRWRPREREEWLSVAVGGALLIAAYHAFLFVGEQGTTSGAAAVVVSLSPVLTTGFARAFLPDERLTAFGLLGLGLGFAGVAVLSAPAPGDLLTARTVSLFLVLLAAASFALGSVLTRRIDAGLPVETMEAWSMVIGAALMHAASVAVGESPAAVRWTGEAVLALGYLVVVASALGFLIYFDLLERLGPIEINLVSYAAPAVAVLTGLVFLGEEPTVHTAAGFALVLLGFALVKRRELREELGRLDPAGEVRE; via the coding sequence ATGAGATTCCGGAACGCGCTGCTGTTTCTCGCGCTCGCGACCGCCTGGGGCAGCGCCTTCACCGCCATCAAAGCCGGCCTTGAATTCTTCCCGCCGGTGCTGTTCGCGGCCTTCCGGTACGACCTCGCGGGCGTGCTCGTCCTGGCGTACGCGGCCTACGCCACCGACCGGTGGCGACCCCGCGAGCGCGAGGAGTGGCTCTCCGTCGCCGTCGGCGGGGCGTTGCTGATCGCCGCCTACCACGCCTTCCTGTTCGTGGGCGAGCAGGGGACCACGAGTGGCGCGGCGGCGGTCGTCGTCAGCCTCTCGCCGGTGCTCACGACCGGATTCGCCCGCGCCTTTCTACCCGACGAGCGACTCACCGCGTTCGGTCTGCTCGGCCTGGGGCTGGGCTTTGCCGGCGTGGCCGTCCTGAGCGCGCCAGCCCCCGGCGACCTGCTGACTGCTCGGACCGTCTCGCTGTTTCTGGTGTTGCTCGCGGCGGCCTCGTTCGCGCTTGGCAGTGTCCTCACCCGGCGGATCGACGCCGGACTGCCCGTCGAGACGATGGAGGCGTGGTCGATGGTGATCGGCGCGGCTCTGATGCACGCCGCCAGCGTCGCAGTCGGGGAGTCGCCCGCCGCCGTCCGGTGGACGGGCGAGGCCGTTCTCGCACTGGGCTACCTGGTCGTCGTCGCCAGTGCGCTCGGCTTTCTGATCTACTTCGACCTGCTCGAGCGGCTCGGCCCCATCGAGATCAACCTCGTCTCCTACGCGGCGCCGGCCGTCGCGGTCCTGACCGGCCTCGTCTTTCTCGGGGAGGAGCCGACCGTCCACACCGCGGCCGGGTTCGCGCTCGTCCTCCTCGGGTTCGCACTGGTCAAGCGCCGGGAACTCCGCGAGGAGCTGGGCCGGCTCGACCCTGCCGGCGAGGTCCGGGAGTGA
- a CDS encoding cold-shock protein — MANGKVDFFHDTGGYGFISTEDADDDVFFHMEDVGGPDLEEGQDVDFDIEQAPKGPRATNLVRN; from the coding sequence ATGGCAAACGGTAAGGTGGATTTCTTCCACGACACTGGCGGTTACGGTTTCATTTCGACTGAGGACGCGGACGATGACGTCTTCTTCCACATGGAGGATGTCGGCGGCCCGGACCTCGAAGAAGGACAGGATGTCGACTTCGACATCGAACAGGCCCCCAAGGGCCCCCGCGCGACGAACCTCGTCCGCAACTAG
- a CDS encoding HalOD1 output domain-containing protein has translation MTGPDRRDAVEFCSDGSEGGTYRATYDRSVVSPSEAVMLVLTEADGGDISDLPPLYDAVDTDALDRLFEEAAARRYGERGLVRFTYDRYEVSVRSEGVVEVHDTGGEHDRRERE, from the coding sequence GTGACGGGGCCTGACCGCCGCGACGCCGTGGAGTTCTGTTCAGATGGCTCCGAAGGGGGGACGTACCGGGCGACCTACGACCGGAGCGTCGTCTCCCCGAGCGAGGCGGTCATGCTCGTCCTGACCGAAGCCGACGGGGGGGACATCTCTGACCTGCCGCCGCTGTACGACGCAGTAGACACGGACGCGCTCGACAGGCTCTTCGAGGAGGCGGCGGCGCGGCGCTACGGGGAGCGTGGACTCGTCCGGTTCACGTACGACCGGTACGAGGTGTCGGTCCGGAGCGAGGGGGTCGTCGAAGTGCACGACACCGGCGGCGAACACGACCGGCGCGAGCGGGAGTGA
- a CDS encoding Lrp/AsnC family transcriptional regulator, whose amino-acid sequence MTLDGTDKAILYMLQRDARGATTSEMAERVGMSASTVRNRIKKMERTGVIRGYHPIVDYDKAGLQLHVFFICSAPNPDRGQLATDAREVEGVVAVYEVLNGEDNIQVEAVGTDTDDMARINDELSDLGLDVVNSKVIKSAHLQPYDHFGQGVVEGDGA is encoded by the coding sequence ATGACCCTCGACGGGACCGACAAGGCGATCCTCTACATGCTCCAGCGCGACGCCCGGGGGGCGACGACCAGCGAGATGGCGGAGCGGGTCGGCATGTCTGCGAGCACGGTGCGGAACCGGATCAAGAAGATGGAGCGGACCGGCGTCATCAGGGGGTATCACCCGATCGTGGACTACGACAAGGCCGGGCTGCAGCTGCACGTCTTTTTCATCTGTAGCGCCCCGAACCCCGACCGCGGACAGCTGGCCACGGACGCACGCGAGGTCGAGGGTGTCGTGGCCGTCTACGAGGTGTTGAACGGCGAGGACAACATCCAGGTCGAGGCCGTCGGCACCGACACCGACGACATGGCACGCATCAACGACGAGCTCAGCGACCTCGGCCTCGACGTGGTCAACTCGAAGGTGATCAAAAGCGCCCACCTCCAGCCCTACGACCACTTCGGGCAGGGGGTGGTCGAGGGTGACGGGGCCTGA